In Labrus mixtus chromosome 11, fLabMix1.1, whole genome shotgun sequence, a single window of DNA contains:
- the s100t gene encoding S100 calcium binding protein T: MSMPNSENTSTLENAMQLMIQTFHKYSGNEGDKYTLSRAELKEMLTAELGNYLGNAQDREAVDKVMGDLDSNNDGEVDFTEFIILVGALTVACNDFFLEYNDKPEKKK; this comes from the exons ATGTCTATGCCCAACTCAGAGAACACCTCCACCCTGGAGAATGCCATGCAGCTCATGATCCAGACCTTCCACAAGTACTCTGGAAACGAGGGCGATAAATACACACTAAGCAGGGCTGAGCTCAAAGAGATGCTTACCGCAGAGCTTGGCAACTACCTTGGG AACGCCCAGGATAGAGAGGCCGTTGATAAGGTCATGGGAGACCTGGATTCCAACAACGACGGCGAGGTAGATTTCACAGAGTTCATCATACTGGTTGGAGCTCTGACTGTGGCCTGTAACGACTTCTTCCTGGAGTACAATGACaagccagagaagaagaagtga
- the LOC132984045 gene encoding protein S100-A13-like translates to MESAIGVLVSQFKAFAGSDGSSDTLSRDEFHRLVKSQLPNFVTNAGDSTAIDQLMSSLDKDNDGELSFLEFWKLIGHLASRHGGFSL, encoded by the exons ATGGAGTCTGCTATCGGTGTTCTGGTGTCCCAGTTCAAGGCGTTTGCTGGCAGTGATGGTTCCTCGGACACACTGAGCAGAGACGAGTTTCACAGACTGGTCAAATCTCAGCTCCCAAACTTTGTCACG AATGCTGGCGACTCCACGGCCATTGACCAGCTAATGAGCTCATTGGACAAGGACAATGATGGAGAGCTCAGCTTCCTAGAGTTCTGGAAGCTGATTGGACATCTTGCGAGCAGACATGGGGGGTTCAGCCTATAA
- the si:ch211-105c13.3 gene encoding protein S100-A16, which translates to MESAIKTIITTFLGSSKGGENLSGSSFQKLVKNQLGGLMEDTNSSSAVKEMQQGLDANNDGKVSFQEYLTLIGYLANNMSQRKAESNQDAS; encoded by the exons ATGGAGTCAGCCATCAAGACAATCATCACCACATTTCTTGGTTCTTCCAAGGGGGGCGAGAACCTGAGCGGGTCTTCCTTCCAGAAACTGGTGAAGAATCAGCTTGGCGGCCTCATGGAG GACACAAACTCGTCCTCAGCCGTTAAGGAGATGCAGCAAGGGCTAGATGCAAACAACGATGGAAAGGTCAGCTTCCAGGAATACCTCACTTTGATCGGCTACCTGGCCAACAACATGAGTCAGAGGAAGGCTGAAAGCAATCAAGACGCTTCCTAG